In Carya illinoinensis cultivar Pawnee chromosome 16, C.illinoinensisPawnee_v1, whole genome shotgun sequence, a single window of DNA contains:
- the LOC122299189 gene encoding disease resistance protein At4g27190-like — protein MDVAKKIEEVQKFLDEVDVKANMMCLNGSCPDLKLRYSLGKKAQKNTQAINDLLKEGEKYDRVYNIKIPLGVKSTSTEQFKDFESRRSMIVNVLEALRDEKIDMIALCGMGGIGKTEMAKEIARRVKADSLFNKVAIAIVSQKVDLIKVQDEIAEQLGPELHEKTLVGRASQLYSRLMDSKSALVILDDVWEPLDLGAIGVIDAVKQKSCKILLTSRNEDTCNWMRIQKIFLIGLLSEEEAWNLFIEMAGDCTNTSDLILIVKQVANECARLPLAIATVGRALSNKNDKNEWKAALQQLKMSIPQNIYGLHPKVYSSIEFSYNYLESDEAKSCFLLCCLYPEDYDVPIEHLVRYGVAKRFLKGFGTVEQTRVDVHTIVQNLRRSNLLLDSSKDECIKMHDVVRDVAISIASKEENGFMVKLDRGLKDWPSTDRSYDSYTAISLLLGEMKGHPTELKCPKLQLLRLSCLNQPETFPDNLFNGMKELKMLSLQECCFSLTSSPPSIQILQNLRMLNLEDCLLGDVSAIGTLGNLEILGFPNSNVVLPREIGNLSRLKLLDMKGYYSKK, from the coding sequence ATGGATGTGgcgaaaaaaattgaagaagtgCAGAAATTCCTTGATGAAGTAGATGTGAAAGCTAATATGATGTGCTTGAATGGTTCATGTCCGGATCTGAAGCTACGCTATTCCTTGGGTAAGAAAGCTCAAAAGAATACTCAAGCTATCAATGACTTGCTAAAAGAAGGTGAAAAATATGATCGGGTGTACAATATTAAAATTCCATTAGGAGTGAAATCAACATCTACAGAACAGTTTAAGGATTTTGAATCGAGAAGATCAATGATTGTAAATGTTTTGGAGGCTCTAAGGGATGAGAAGATCGACATGATTGCATTATGCGGTATGGGTGGGATCGGAAAGACCGAAATGGCCAAAGAGATAGCTAGAAGAGTCAAAGCTGATAGTTTGTTTAATAAAGTGGCAATTGCAATAGTGTCCCAAAAAGTGGACTTGATAAAAGTTCAAGATGAAATTGCTGAGCAGCTAGGCCCTGAACTTCATGAGAAGACTTTAGTTGGAAGGGCATCTCAGCTCTATTCAAGACTGATGGATAGTAAGAGTGCTCTGGTAATATTGGATGATGTTTGGGAACCACTTGATCTTGGGGCTATTGGAGTTATCGATGCAGTTAAACAAAAGAGCTGCAAAATCTTATTGACGTCAAGAAATGAAGACACTTGCAATTGGATGAGAATTCAAAAGATTTTTCTAATTGGACTTTTATCTGAAGAAGAAGCGTGGAATCTTTTCATAGAGATGGCAGGTGATTGTACCAATACCTCCGATCTAATCTTAATTGTAAAACAGGTTGCGAATGAATGTGCACGTTTACCCCTTGCCATTGCGACAGTTGGACGTGCTCTTAGcaacaaaaatgacaaaaatgagTGGAAAGCCGCACTTCAACAACTTAAAATGTCTATCCCACAAAATATCTATGGTCTGCATCCAAAGGTGTATTCCAGCATAGAGTTTAGTTACAATTACTTAGAAAGTGATGAAGCCAAATCATGTTTTCTACTATGTTGTTTGTATCCCGAAGATTATGATGTTCCGATTGAACATTTAGTCAGGTATGGTGTTGCAAAAAGATTTCTTAAAGGCTTCGGTACTGTGGAACAAACAAGAGTAGATGTCCACACAATAGTTCAGAATCTGAGAAGATCAAATCTCTTGTTGGATAGTAGTAAGGACGAATGCATCAAAATGCATGATGTTGTAAGAGATGTTGCCATATCAATTGCAtccaaagaagaaaatggttttatgGTAAAGTTGGACAGAGGACTCAAAGATTGGCCATCGACGGATAGATCATATGACAGTTACACTGCAATTTCTCTTTTACTTGGAGAAATGAAAGGGCATCCTACTGAGTTGAAGTGTCCCAAACTTCAGCTTTTACGACTATCATGTTTAAACCAGCCAGAAACGTTCCCAGACAATTTATTTAACGGGATGAAGGAGTTGAAGATGTTGTCCTTGCAAGAATGTTGCTTCTCCTTAACATCGTCGCCACCATCAATCCAGATCCTCCAGAACCTTCGAATGCTAAATCTGGAGGATTGTCTTTTAGGAGATGTGTCGGCAATTGGAACCCTTGGAAACTTAGAAATTCTTGGCTTTCCTAATTCCAATGTTGTATTGCCACGAGAAATAGGAA